A genomic window from Pseudonocardia broussonetiae includes:
- a CDS encoding dihydroorotate dehydrogenase, whose product MLRAKRDQDHGEVRLGDIVLRNRLVTSSSLLGYGVANSPLLPYGMSPVSLFVPLEEFGAVTTRTLTVEPREGHFSTRDDYSLGELPGLLQRYGRVLRSTDGGWVNAFGWCNIGIDAYLRDYHPRTRAQRTIISLGGFSAAEFVTLIDRVNAAVPSGEIAAVELNVSCHNVNFDFSTILQDVLDEAVPRSHHPVILKLSPDYDYLRNARQAAKAGVSALTAINTVKALRLDPRTGEPFLSNRYGGLSGRAIKPIGLRVVSELREAGITLPIIATGGIRTADDCREYFWAGADAVSLGSAVWLASYPGYALAPLRALHVRRVLNAVRRWEPVPRRAVAAA is encoded by the coding sequence GTGTTGCGAGCGAAGCGGGACCAGGACCACGGCGAGGTGCGGCTGGGCGACATCGTCCTGCGCAACCGGCTGGTGACGTCGTCGAGCCTGCTGGGCTACGGGGTGGCCAACTCGCCGCTCCTGCCCTACGGGATGAGCCCCGTGTCGCTGTTCGTGCCGCTGGAGGAGTTCGGGGCGGTCACGACGCGCACGCTGACCGTCGAGCCCCGCGAGGGCCACTTCAGCACCCGGGACGACTACTCCCTCGGCGAGCTGCCCGGGCTGCTCCAGCGCTACGGGCGGGTCCTGCGCAGCACCGACGGCGGCTGGGTCAACGCGTTCGGCTGGTGCAACATCGGCATCGACGCCTACCTGCGCGACTACCACCCCCGCACCCGGGCCCAGCGCACGATCATCTCCCTCGGCGGGTTCTCGGCCGCCGAGTTCGTGACGCTGATCGACCGCGTGAACGCCGCCGTGCCGTCGGGGGAGATCGCGGCCGTCGAGCTCAACGTGAGCTGCCACAACGTCAACTTCGACTTCTCGACGATCCTGCAGGACGTCCTCGACGAGGCCGTGCCGCGCAGCCACCACCCGGTGATCCTCAAGCTCTCGCCCGACTACGACTACCTGCGCAACGCCCGGCAGGCCGCGAAGGCGGGGGTCTCGGCGCTCACGGCGATCAACACGGTCAAGGCGCTGCGCCTGGACCCGCGCACCGGCGAGCCCTTCCTCTCCAACCGCTACGGCGGCCTGTCCGGACGGGCGATCAAGCCGATCGGGCTCCGCGTCGTCTCCGAGCTCCGCGAGGCCGGCATCACGCTGCCGATCATCGCGACGGGCGGCATCCGCACCGCCGACGACTGCCGCGAGTACTTCTGGGCCGGCGCCGACGCGGTGAGCCTCGGCAGCGCCGTGTGGCTGGCCAGCTACCCCGGCTACGCCCTGGCGCCGCTGCGCGCGCTGCACGTTCGGCGCGTGCTCAACGCCGTTCGGCGCTGGGAGCCGGTCCCGCGCCGCGCCGTCGCGGCCGCCTGA
- the ribH gene encoding 6,7-dimethyl-8-ribityllumazine synthase: MSGEGRPLLGTLPDASALRVAVAATSWHAEIVDLLLERALHTAKEAGAVDPTVVRVSGTVELPVVCQELARTHDAVVALGAVVRGGTPHFEYVCDAVTAGLTRVALDERTPVGNGVLTCDTVRQAVDRSGGPGAAEDKGAEACLAALHTAVLLRDLRKEP; encoded by the coding sequence GTGAGCGGCGAGGGGCGTCCGCTGCTCGGGACGCTGCCGGACGCGTCCGCGCTGCGGGTGGCGGTCGCCGCCACGAGCTGGCACGCCGAGATCGTCGACCTGCTGCTGGAGCGCGCCCTGCACACCGCGAAGGAGGCCGGGGCCGTCGATCCCACGGTCGTGCGGGTGTCGGGCACCGTCGAGCTGCCCGTCGTCTGCCAGGAGCTCGCGCGCACCCACGACGCGGTCGTCGCGCTGGGCGCCGTCGTGCGCGGCGGCACCCCGCACTTCGAGTACGTCTGCGACGCCGTCACGGCCGGGCTCACGCGCGTCGCGCTCGACGAGCGCACGCCCGTCGGCAACGGCGTGCTGACCTGCGACACCGTGCGGCAGGCCGTCGACCGCTCCGGCGGCCCCGGCGCGGCGGAGGACAAGGGCGCCGAGGCGTGCCTGGCCGCCCTGCACACCGCGGTGCTGCTGCGCGACCTGCGGAAGGAGCCGTGA
- a CDS encoding crotonase/enoyl-CoA hydratase family protein: MEFEQITYGVADGVATLTLHRPERLNAFTARMGDELREAFDRTDADDDVRAVVVTGAGRGFCAGADLAGGGGTFALDGSGDDDPDAHRDGGGLLTLRIFESAKPVIGAVNGPAVGVGATMTLPMDVRLAAVTARFGFVFARRGIVPEAASTWFLPRVVGISRAVEWAVTGRVFDAAEALDGRLVRSVHAANALLPAAYALAAEIAGNTAPVSVAMARQMMWRMLGADHPMEAHRVDSWAMVSRGRSADAAEGVQAFLDKRPADFPDRVTGDLPEGYPWWPDRPWSPLQP; encoded by the coding sequence GTGGAGTTCGAGCAGATCACCTACGGCGTCGCCGACGGCGTGGCGACGCTGACGCTGCACCGGCCCGAGCGGCTCAACGCCTTCACCGCGCGCATGGGCGACGAGCTGCGCGAGGCGTTCGACCGCACCGACGCCGACGACGACGTGCGCGCCGTCGTCGTCACCGGGGCGGGCCGCGGCTTCTGCGCGGGGGCCGACCTCGCCGGGGGCGGCGGCACCTTCGCCCTCGACGGGTCGGGGGACGACGACCCGGACGCCCACCGCGACGGCGGCGGCCTGCTCACCCTGCGGATCTTCGAGAGCGCGAAGCCGGTGATCGGGGCGGTCAACGGCCCGGCGGTCGGCGTCGGCGCCACGATGACGCTGCCGATGGACGTCCGCCTGGCCGCCGTCACCGCCCGCTTCGGGTTCGTGTTCGCGCGGCGCGGCATCGTGCCCGAGGCCGCGTCGACCTGGTTCCTGCCCCGGGTCGTCGGCATCAGCCGGGCCGTCGAGTGGGCGGTGACCGGCCGCGTGTTCGACGCCGCCGAGGCGCTGGACGGCCGCCTGGTCCGGTCCGTCCACGCCGCCAACGCCCTGCTGCCCGCCGCCTACGCGCTCGCCGCGGAGATCGCCGGGAACACGGCCCCGGTGTCGGTGGCGATGGCCCGCCAGATGATGTGGCGGATGCTGGGCGCCGACCACCCGATGGAGGCCCACCGCGTCGACTCGTGGGCGATGGTGTCGCGCGGCCGGTCGGCCGACGCGGCCGAGGGCGTGCAGGCGTTCCTGGACAAGCGACCCGCCGACTTCCCCGACCGCGTCACCGGCGACCTGCCCGAGGGCTACCCCTGGTGGCCCGACCGCCCCTGGAGCCCCCTGCAGCCGTGA
- a CDS encoding PH domain-containing protein translates to MSVATTGERVTVRPLRAVVISWVSAVVIVVLFTAIALVLRNSDTGVFFRLADQVALVLIGLFIAGGCLLMARPRVRADAAGIEVRNVVATKHFAWSDVERVAFPDGASWARIDLRDYEYVPVMAVQAVDGQRAVDAMRQLRALHASARG, encoded by the coding sequence GTGAGCGTGGCCACGACCGGCGAGCGGGTGACGGTCCGTCCCCTGCGCGCCGTCGTCATCTCGTGGGTGTCGGCCGTGGTGATCGTCGTGCTGTTCACGGCGATCGCGCTCGTGCTGCGCAACAGCGACACCGGCGTCTTCTTCCGACTCGCCGACCAGGTCGCGCTCGTGCTGATCGGGCTGTTCATCGCCGGCGGCTGCCTGCTCATGGCCCGGCCGCGGGTGCGGGCCGACGCCGCGGGCATCGAGGTGCGCAACGTGGTCGCGACGAAGCACTTCGCCTGGTCGGACGTGGAGCGCGTCGCGTTCCCCGACGGCGCGTCCTGGGCCCGGATCGACCTGCGCGACTACGAGTACGTGCCGGTCATGGCGGTGCAGGCCGTCGACGGGCAGCGGGCGGTCGACGCGATGCGCCAGCTCCGCGCGCTGCACGCCTCCGCGCGCGGCTGA
- a CDS encoding proprotein convertase P-domain-containing protein, giving the protein MTDPNGPSQPASNQPGWNQGGWSTAPRAEAPETAQWPGSGPQGPPPGWSDPHQPQQYGAAQQYGSPQQYGSPQQYAETAQHPGAAAYPGQQHPDQGYPGQQYGQPYPGQQYPGGQQYPGGQQFAGQPGGWNPAHGGYGPPPAYPGRGRRTGIVVAAVVASVAIVAAVVVVVLLNRAPDPNTPVAEGASTAPLVIPDNAAGGATSTITLDGGDASVGRLEVVLDLQHDYPAEVTGVLTSPAGRQAVVFPRRSTGGRLTLSTTDPASPLANLLGGPVAGDWALTMSDEVSADSGTLLSWQVTAYPAAQDAPAPTAVPAAASSTPAIAIPDDDVLIGATDVVELGGYGTVDRIAVDVAITHAISSDLRIELRSPLGRTVVLTEYEAGLGPAIALTLDSATPGSPLAPLVGEPVAGPWELRVYDGVIVDEGTFDRWGVTVNG; this is encoded by the coding sequence ATGACCGACCCGAACGGACCATCCCAGCCCGCTTCGAACCAGCCCGGCTGGAACCAGGGCGGTTGGTCGACCGCGCCCCGGGCCGAGGCACCCGAGACGGCGCAGTGGCCCGGGAGCGGGCCCCAGGGTCCGCCGCCCGGCTGGTCGGACCCGCACCAGCCCCAGCAGTACGGCGCCGCGCAGCAGTACGGGAGCCCGCAGCAGTACGGCAGCCCGCAGCAGTACGCGGAGACGGCGCAGCACCCCGGCGCGGCCGCGTACCCGGGGCAGCAGCACCCCGACCAGGGGTACCCGGGGCAGCAGTACGGCCAGCCGTACCCGGGCCAGCAGTACCCGGGCGGCCAGCAGTACCCCGGCGGCCAGCAGTTCGCCGGGCAGCCGGGCGGCTGGAACCCCGCCCACGGCGGCTACGGCCCCCCGCCGGCGTACCCGGGCCGCGGGCGGCGCACCGGGATCGTCGTGGCCGCCGTGGTGGCCTCGGTGGCGATCGTGGCGGCCGTCGTCGTGGTCGTCCTGCTCAACCGCGCCCCCGACCCGAACACCCCCGTGGCCGAGGGCGCGTCGACCGCGCCGCTCGTGATCCCGGACAACGCCGCGGGCGGCGCCACCAGCACGATCACCCTCGACGGGGGCGACGCGAGCGTCGGGCGCCTCGAGGTCGTGCTCGACCTGCAGCACGACTACCCCGCCGAGGTCACCGGCGTCCTCACCTCCCCCGCGGGTCGCCAGGCCGTCGTGTTCCCCCGCCGGTCGACCGGCGGCCGCCTCACGCTCTCCACGACCGACCCCGCGTCGCCGCTGGCGAACCTGCTGGGCGGCCCGGTCGCCGGCGACTGGGCGCTCACCATGTCCGACGAGGTCAGTGCCGACTCCGGCACGCTCCTGAGCTGGCAGGTCACCGCCTACCCCGCGGCGCAGGACGCCCCCGCGCCCACCGCGGTGCCCGCCGCCGCCTCCTCCACGCCGGCCATCGCCATCCCCGACGACGACGTCCTGATCGGCGCCACCGACGTCGTGGAGCTGGGCGGGTACGGCACCGTCGACCGGATCGCCGTCGACGTCGCCATCACCCACGCGATCAGCAGCGACCTGCGGATCGAGCTGCGCTCGCCGCTGGGGCGGACCGTCGTGCTGACCGAGTACGAGGCGGGGCTCGGCCCGGCCATTGCGCTCACCCTCGACTCGGCGACGCCGGGCTCGCCGCTCGCGCCGCTGGTGGGCGAGCCGGTGGCCGGACCCTGGGAGCTCCGCGTCTACGACGGGGTGATCGTCGACGAGGGCACGTTCGACCGGTGGGGCGTCACCGTCAACGGCTGA
- a CDS encoding riboflavin synthase, which yields MFTGIVEEMGEVIAVRESAEVVVFTVRGPVVTGDAGHGDSIAVNGVCLTVIDPQGSTDGTFSVELVPETLARSSLGAVREGTAVNLERAVPVSGRLGGHIVQGHVDGVATLVSRTPAERSDELAFSLPPDLARYVVEKGSITVDGVSLTVASVGPDSFTVALIPTTLAHTTLGARAVGDTVNIEVDVLAKYVERLVGGYGGGAAR from the coding sequence ATGTTCACCGGCATCGTCGAGGAGATGGGCGAGGTCATCGCCGTGCGCGAGAGCGCCGAGGTGGTGGTCTTCACCGTGCGCGGGCCGGTCGTCACCGGCGACGCGGGCCACGGCGACTCGATCGCCGTCAACGGCGTCTGCCTCACCGTGATCGACCCCCAGGGCAGCACCGACGGCACGTTCAGCGTCGAGCTGGTGCCCGAGACGCTGGCGCGGTCGAGCCTCGGGGCGGTCCGCGAGGGCACCGCCGTCAACCTCGAGCGCGCGGTCCCGGTGTCCGGGCGCCTGGGCGGGCACATCGTGCAGGGCCACGTCGACGGCGTCGCCACGCTCGTCTCGCGCACCCCGGCCGAGCGCAGCGACGAGCTCGCGTTCAGCCTGCCGCCCGACCTCGCGCGCTACGTCGTCGAGAAGGGCTCCATCACCGTCGACGGGGTGTCGCTGACGGTCGCCTCCGTCGGGCCCGACTCCTTCACCGTGGCGCTGATCCCCACGACGTTGGCGCACACCACACTCGGCGCGCGGGCTGTGGGGGATACCGTCAACATCGAGGTGGACGTCCTCGCGAAGTACGTGGAGCGGCTGGTCGGCGGCTACGGCGGCGGTGCGGCCCGATGA
- a CDS encoding bifunctional 3,4-dihydroxy-2-butanone-4-phosphate synthase/GTP cyclohydrolase II, with product MSGVEAIEQALSDLKAGKAVVVVDDEDRENEGDLIFAAEMATPELVSFMVRYTSGYICVALTETECDRLDLPPMHHTNSDNFRTAFTVTVDARLGVTTGISASDRAHTIRLLADPAAGADDLVRPGHVLPLRAREGGVLRRPGHTEAAVDLSRLAGLAPAGALCEIVSQKNEGEMARGEELRIFADEHDLTLITIADLIAHRRRFEKHVVRVAQARIPTAHGDFTAYGYDSVLDGIEHIAMVRGEIGTERDSGEDVLVRVHSECLTGDVMGSLRCDCGPQLDAALEAVAHEGRGIVLYMRGHEGRGIGLLHKLQAYQLQEAGADTVDANLALGLPADARDYGMGAQILADLGVKSMRLLTNNPDKRAGLEGYGLAITGRVPLPVRAVPENLAYLRTKRDRMGHDLPDLEVPS from the coding sequence TTGAGTGGCGTCGAGGCCATCGAGCAGGCGCTCTCCGACCTCAAGGCCGGCAAGGCCGTGGTGGTCGTCGACGACGAGGACCGCGAGAACGAGGGCGACCTCATCTTCGCCGCCGAGATGGCGACGCCGGAGCTCGTGTCGTTCATGGTGCGCTACACCTCGGGCTACATCTGCGTGGCGCTCACCGAGACCGAGTGCGACCGCCTCGACCTCCCGCCCATGCACCACACGAACTCCGACAACTTCCGCACGGCGTTCACGGTCACCGTCGACGCGCGCCTGGGCGTCACCACCGGCATCTCCGCCTCCGACCGCGCGCACACGATCCGGCTGCTGGCCGACCCGGCCGCGGGCGCCGACGACCTGGTCCGCCCCGGTCACGTGCTGCCGCTGCGGGCCCGCGAGGGCGGCGTGCTGCGCCGCCCCGGGCACACGGAGGCCGCCGTCGACCTCTCGCGCCTGGCCGGGCTCGCGCCCGCCGGCGCGCTGTGCGAGATCGTGTCGCAGAAGAACGAGGGCGAGATGGCCCGCGGCGAGGAGCTGCGGATCTTCGCCGACGAGCACGACCTCACGCTCATCACGATCGCCGACCTCATCGCGCACCGCCGCCGCTTCGAGAAGCACGTCGTGCGCGTCGCCCAGGCCCGGATCCCGACCGCCCACGGCGACTTCACCGCCTACGGCTACGACTCCGTCCTCGACGGCATCGAGCACATCGCGATGGTCCGCGGCGAGATCGGCACCGAGCGCGACTCCGGCGAGGACGTGCTGGTCCGCGTGCACTCCGAGTGCCTGACCGGCGACGTCATGGGCTCGCTGCGCTGCGACTGCGGCCCGCAGCTCGACGCCGCGCTGGAGGCGGTGGCGCACGAGGGCCGCGGCATCGTGCTCTACATGCGCGGCCACGAGGGCCGGGGCATCGGCCTGCTGCACAAGCTGCAGGCCTACCAGCTGCAGGAGGCCGGGGCCGACACCGTCGACGCCAACCTCGCGCTGGGCCTGCCCGCCGACGCCCGCGACTACGGCATGGGCGCGCAGATCCTCGCCGACCTCGGCGTGAAGTCGATGCGCCTGCTCACCAACAACCCCGACAAGCGCGCCGGGCTCGAGGGCTACGGCCTCGCCATCACCGGCCGCGTGCCGCTGCCGGTGCGCGCGGTGCCCGAGAACCTCGCGTACCTGCGCACCAAGCGCGACCGCATGGGCCACGACCTGCCCGACCTCGAGGTCCCGTCGTGA
- a CDS encoding DUF2786 domain-containing protein has translation MGADKLDTVRKLLAKAERAATAEEARAYTAKAVELMARHGIDEALLGSARPGDDEIGATRVAVDDPYSAGKARLLGWVGSAFGCRCVLHGAGGGKVTAVTLFGHASDRARTELLHTSLLLQATSQLVRLRPPDARESVAAYRRSWLHGFAVEVHRRLTEAHERAEADAGAGWPVDGPSVALVLADRRERVERAWAEAFPDLGRARRSVLSGSGYGAGARAGSRADLGRTAVPRSPAAALGG, from the coding sequence GTGGGTGCCGACAAGCTCGACACGGTCCGCAAGCTGCTCGCCAAGGCCGAGCGCGCCGCCACCGCGGAGGAGGCGCGCGCCTACACGGCCAAGGCCGTGGAGCTGATGGCCCGGCACGGGATCGACGAGGCCCTGCTGGGCAGCGCGCGGCCCGGTGACGACGAGATCGGCGCCACCCGCGTCGCCGTCGACGACCCGTACAGCGCGGGCAAGGCACGGCTGCTGGGCTGGGTCGGGAGCGCGTTCGGCTGCCGGTGCGTGCTGCACGGCGCCGGCGGGGGCAAGGTCACGGCGGTCACGCTGTTCGGGCACGCGTCCGACCGGGCGCGCACGGAGCTCCTGCACACGTCGCTGCTGCTGCAGGCCACCTCGCAGCTGGTCCGGCTGCGCCCGCCCGACGCCCGGGAGTCCGTGGCCGCCTACCGGCGGTCGTGGCTGCACGGGTTCGCCGTGGAGGTGCACCGCCGGCTCACCGAGGCCCACGAGCGGGCCGAGGCCGACGCCGGGGCCGGGTGGCCCGTCGACGGGCCCTCGGTCGCCCTCGTCCTCGCCGACCGCCGGGAGCGGGTGGAGCGGGCGTGGGCGGAGGCGTTCCCCGACCTGGGGCGCGCGCGGCGGTCGGTGCTGTCGGGCTCGGGCTACGGCGCGGGCGCGCGGGCCGGGTCCCGGGCCGACCTGGGGCGCACCGCGGTGCCCCGCTCCCCCGCGGCCGCGCTGGGCGGGTGA